The following proteins come from a genomic window of Gallalistipes aquisgranensis:
- the polA gene encoding DNA polymerase I — MSNDESKRLFLVDAYALIFRSYYAFMGRPMRNGEGLNTSAVFGFTKFLRDIIKRERPRYLGVAFDPKGGNFRHELYPDYKANRSATPEDIVASVPYIKEILQALRIPILEVPGYEADDVIGTLSGKAAAEGYTVYMVTPDKDYGQLVRPTVYIYKQGKGGEGVEIVGCDQIREHYGVDDPRLIVDILALWGDASDNIPGVPGIGEKGAVKLVSRFGPVEEILAHVDEIGGRQRENILATAGQLALSKRLATIEMNVPIDFCPEALAMEDPDCDRLREVFRRLGFNMFIREVDAGVFIPACPPSGAEAPVEGDTSAGAVRQAPDPAAAPASRRSSKAAQASLFGQGDLFAGTGTTAAAPAPSPAAEGEAQGDLFAASQYATVADTPHDYRIVRTPEELSAVVERLRARGEFCFDTETTGFDIFGDRIVGMSFSIRAHEAWYLPCDPVNTAAYAALLKPLFEDASVAKIGQNLKFDIMVLSRLGIRVRGFKYDTMLLHYLLDPESRHNMNFLSRTYLGYAPVEIETLIGRGAKQLTMDRVAVETVAEYAAEDADVTLRLKEVLWPKVVEQGLEKLYRDIEEPLIDVLADIELAGVRIDCGILADYGRRLNEELGGIEERIRELAGEPALNVNSARQLGDILFTKLNVDPKPKLTKTKQYRTDEEYLQMLSDRHPIIGLILEYRGVKKLLSTYVEALPQLVNPKTGRVHASFNQAVTATGRLSSTNPNLQNIPVRDERGREIRKAFVPADDDHLLLSADYSQVELRLMAHLSGDPALIEAFRHGEDIHAATASRLFGVPLPEVTSEQRRRAKTANFGIIYGISAFGLAQRLNIPRTEAKEIIGGYFASYRGVKEYMDRVIAQAREDGYVSTIFGRKRFLADIRSHNAVARGLAERNAINAPIQGSAADIMKLAMIAVHREFGRLGLRSKVILQVHDELVVDLYKPEREEVIRVVVGAMEHAAALKVALTADFGVGENWLEAH; from the coding sequence CTCCGGGATATCATCAAGCGCGAACGGCCCCGTTATCTCGGCGTGGCGTTCGATCCCAAAGGAGGCAATTTCCGGCATGAACTCTATCCCGACTACAAGGCCAACCGCTCGGCCACGCCGGAGGACATCGTCGCGTCGGTGCCCTATATTAAGGAGATTCTCCAGGCGCTCCGCATCCCGATTCTCGAAGTGCCCGGATACGAGGCCGACGACGTGATCGGCACCCTTTCGGGAAAGGCCGCCGCCGAGGGATACACGGTCTATATGGTGACGCCCGACAAGGATTACGGCCAGCTGGTGCGCCCCACGGTCTATATCTACAAACAGGGCAAGGGGGGCGAAGGCGTCGAGATCGTCGGCTGCGACCAGATCCGGGAGCACTACGGCGTGGACGATCCCCGGCTGATTGTCGACATTCTGGCCCTGTGGGGCGACGCCTCGGACAATATTCCCGGCGTGCCCGGCATCGGGGAGAAGGGAGCCGTGAAACTGGTCTCCCGTTTCGGTCCGGTGGAGGAGATTCTGGCCCACGTCGACGAGATCGGGGGCAGGCAGCGGGAGAACATTCTGGCGACGGCCGGACAGCTGGCCCTTTCCAAGCGGCTGGCCACGATCGAAATGAACGTGCCGATCGACTTCTGTCCCGAGGCGCTGGCGATGGAGGACCCCGACTGCGACAGGCTGCGGGAGGTGTTCCGCCGGCTCGGATTCAATATGTTCATCCGCGAGGTGGATGCCGGTGTATTTATTCCCGCCTGTCCTCCTTCGGGCGCGGAGGCGCCGGTGGAGGGGGATACGTCAGCCGGGGCCGTGCGGCAGGCTCCGGACCCGGCCGCGGCACCGGCTTCCCGTCGGTCTTCCAAAGCGGCGCAGGCATCCCTGTTCGGTCAGGGCGACCTGTTCGCCGGGACGGGGACGACAGCGGCCGCGCCCGCGCCCTCCCCGGCGGCGGAAGGGGAGGCGCAGGGAGACTTGTTCGCCGCGTCGCAGTATGCGACGGTGGCCGATACGCCTCACGACTACCGGATCGTCCGCACGCCGGAAGAGCTGTCCGCCGTGGTGGAACGGCTGAGGGCCCGGGGAGAGTTCTGTTTCGACACGGAGACCACGGGATTCGATATTTTCGGGGACCGCATCGTGGGCATGTCGTTCAGCATCCGGGCCCATGAGGCGTGGTATCTGCCCTGCGATCCCGTCAATACGGCCGCTTACGCCGCCCTGCTCAAACCGCTTTTCGAGGACGCTTCGGTGGCGAAGATCGGCCAGAACCTCAAGTTCGACATCATGGTGCTCAGCCGCCTCGGTATCCGGGTGCGGGGATTCAAGTACGACACCATGCTGCTGCACTACCTGCTCGATCCCGAATCGCGCCACAACATGAATTTCCTCTCCCGCACCTATCTGGGGTATGCGCCCGTGGAGATCGAGACCCTGATCGGCCGCGGGGCGAAACAGCTGACGATGGACCGGGTGGCGGTGGAGACCGTGGCGGAGTATGCCGCCGAGGATGCCGACGTGACCCTCCGGCTGAAGGAGGTGCTGTGGCCGAAGGTGGTGGAGCAGGGGCTGGAGAAGCTCTACCGCGACATCGAGGAGCCCCTGATCGACGTGCTGGCCGACATCGAGCTGGCCGGCGTGCGGATCGACTGCGGTATCCTGGCCGACTACGGCCGCCGGCTGAACGAGGAGCTGGGCGGCATCGAGGAGCGTATCCGCGAGCTGGCCGGCGAACCGGCGCTCAACGTCAATTCGGCCCGCCAGCTGGGCGACATCCTCTTCACGAAACTGAACGTCGACCCGAAGCCCAAGCTGACCAAGACGAAACAGTACCGGACCGACGAGGAGTATCTCCAGATGCTCTCCGACCGTCATCCCATCATCGGGTTGATCCTCGAATACCGGGGCGTCAAGAAGCTCCTTTCCACCTATGTCGAGGCGCTGCCCCAGCTGGTCAACCCGAAGACGGGCCGCGTCCACGCCTCGTTCAACCAGGCGGTGACGGCGACCGGACGGCTCAGTTCGACCAATCCCAACCTCCAGAACATTCCCGTGAGGGACGAGAGGGGCCGCGAGATCCGCAAGGCCTTCGTCCCGGCCGACGACGACCACCTGCTGCTATCGGCCGATTACAGTCAGGTGGAACTGCGGCTGATGGCCCATCTGAGCGGCGATCCGGCCCTGATCGAGGCGTTCCGCCACGGGGAGGACATCCATGCGGCCACGGCTTCCCGCCTGTTCGGGGTGCCGCTGCCGGAGGTGACATCCGAGCAGCGTCGGCGGGCCAAGACGGCCAACTTCGGTATTATCTACGGTATTTCCGCCTTCGGGTTGGCCCAGCGGCTCAACATTCCGCGCACGGAGGCCAAAGAGATCATCGGCGGCTATTTCGCCTCCTACCGCGGGGTGAAGGAGTACATGGACCGGGTGATCGCTCAGGCCCGCGAGGACGGTTACGTGAGCACGATTTTCGGCCGGAAACGCTTCCTGGCCGACATCCGTTCCCATAACGCCGTGGCACGGGGACTGGCCGAGCGGAACGCCATCAACGCCCCGATCCAGGGCAGCGCGGCGGATATCATGAAGCTGGCCATGATCGCCGTACACCGGGAATTCGGGCGGCTCGGCCTGCGTTCGAAGGTGATCCTGCAGGTGCACGACGAACTGGTGGTGGACCTCTACAAGCCCGAACGGGAGGAGGTGATCCGGGTCGTGGTCGGGGCCATGGAGCATGCCGCCGCCCTGAAGGTGGCCCTTACGGCCGATTTCGGGGTGGGGGAGAACTGGCTGGAGGCGCACTGA
- a CDS encoding aconitate hydratase has product MFDLDLIGKVYGSLAGRIDRAREVLGRPMTLAEKILYAHLYDPEQIARYRRGEDYVNFAPDRVAMQDATAQMALLQFMNAGRERTAVPASVHCDHLIQAENGAGSDLPRALDTNREVYDFLRTVADKYGIGFWRPGAGIIHQVVLENYAFPGGMMVGTDSHTPNAGGLGMLAIGVGGADAVDVMAGMPWELKMPRLIGVHLKGKLGGWAAPKDVILKLAGILTVKGGTNAVIEYFGEGAASLSATGKATICNMGAEVGATASLFPYDGRMAEYLRATGRGEAAALADGMAEYLRADPEAEAAPERCYDRVIEIDLSKLEPYINGPFTPDAAHPISEFAAVVREKGYPRRMEVGLIGSCTNSSYEDLGRAASVARQAAEKGLEVKAQFIVNPGSEQVLCTARRDGIIAGFEAIGAVVMTNACGPCIGQWNRRTDDPQRANSIVTSFNRNFAKRADGNPNTHAFVASPELVTALTLAGDLCFNPLTDTLTDREGKAVRLDPPQADALPHRGMTVDDNGYVAPSADGRSVEVTIRPDSQRLQVLKPFDPWDGNDLHKLPLLIKAAGKCTTDHISMAGSWLRFRGHLENISDNLLMGAVNAFTGGTNDVLNQLDGSRGAVSAVAKDYKRHGIGSVVVAEENYGEGSSREHAAMEPRFLGVRAILVKSFARIHETNLKKQGVLALTFADKADYDRIREDDRISVQGLADFAPGKPLRVVLEHGDGTEEAFEANHTYNPLQIEWFKAGSALNYKG; this is encoded by the coding sequence ATGTTCGATTTGGATTTGATCGGAAAGGTCTATGGCTCGCTGGCCGGGCGCATCGACCGGGCGAGGGAGGTGCTGGGACGTCCCATGACACTGGCGGAAAAGATTTTGTATGCGCATTTATACGATCCGGAACAGATCGCGCGGTACCGACGGGGAGAGGATTACGTCAATTTCGCGCCCGACCGGGTGGCCATGCAGGACGCTACGGCCCAGATGGCGCTTCTCCAGTTCATGAATGCCGGGCGGGAACGGACGGCCGTGCCCGCGTCGGTGCACTGCGACCACCTGATCCAGGCCGAGAACGGGGCGGGAAGCGACCTGCCGCGGGCCCTCGACACGAACCGGGAAGTGTACGACTTCCTGCGCACGGTGGCCGACAAATACGGAATCGGTTTCTGGAGACCCGGGGCGGGAATCATTCATCAGGTGGTGCTGGAGAACTATGCCTTTCCCGGCGGCATGATGGTGGGTACCGATTCCCACACTCCCAATGCGGGAGGTCTGGGCATGCTGGCGATCGGCGTGGGCGGTGCCGATGCCGTGGACGTGATGGCCGGCATGCCGTGGGAGCTGAAGATGCCCCGCCTGATCGGCGTGCACCTGAAAGGAAAGCTCGGCGGCTGGGCCGCTCCGAAGGACGTGATTCTGAAACTGGCGGGCATCCTCACTGTGAAGGGGGGGACGAACGCCGTCATCGAATATTTCGGCGAGGGGGCCGCGTCGCTCTCCGCCACGGGCAAGGCCACGATCTGCAACATGGGGGCCGAGGTGGGGGCTACCGCTTCGCTCTTCCCCTACGACGGGCGGATGGCGGAGTACCTGCGGGCCACCGGCCGCGGGGAGGCGGCCGCGCTGGCCGACGGGATGGCGGAGTACCTGCGGGCCGATCCGGAGGCGGAGGCCGCTCCCGAACGCTGCTACGACCGGGTGATCGAGATCGACCTTTCGAAACTGGAACCCTATATCAACGGGCCCTTTACGCCCGATGCGGCCCATCCGATCTCGGAATTCGCCGCCGTCGTGCGGGAGAAGGGGTATCCCCGCCGGATGGAGGTGGGACTGATCGGGTCGTGTACCAACTCCTCCTATGAAGACCTGGGCCGGGCCGCTTCGGTAGCGCGCCAGGCCGCGGAAAAGGGGTTGGAAGTGAAGGCGCAGTTCATCGTCAATCCCGGTTCCGAGCAGGTGCTCTGTACGGCGCGGCGCGACGGGATCATCGCCGGTTTCGAGGCGATCGGAGCCGTGGTGATGACCAATGCCTGCGGTCCCTGCATCGGACAGTGGAATCGCCGTACGGACGATCCGCAGCGGGCCAATTCGATCGTCACCTCGTTCAACCGGAATTTCGCCAAACGGGCGGACGGCAATCCCAACACCCATGCCTTCGTGGCCTCGCCCGAGCTGGTGACGGCCCTTACGCTGGCCGGCGACCTCTGTTTCAATCCCCTGACCGACACGCTGACCGACCGGGAAGGCAAAGCCGTGCGGCTCGATCCGCCGCAGGCCGATGCGCTGCCGCACCGGGGCATGACGGTGGACGACAACGGTTACGTGGCTCCTTCGGCGGACGGCAGGTCCGTGGAGGTGACCATCCGGCCCGATTCGCAGCGCCTGCAGGTGCTGAAGCCTTTCGATCCGTGGGACGGAAACGATCTGCACAAGCTGCCGCTGCTTATCAAGGCGGCGGGCAAGTGTACCACCGACCACATTTCGATGGCGGGCAGCTGGCTCCGTTTCCGGGGACACCTGGAGAATATCTCCGACAACCTGCTGATGGGGGCCGTGAACGCCTTCACGGGCGGGACCAACGACGTGCTCAACCAGCTGGACGGAAGCCGCGGGGCCGTGTCGGCCGTAGCCAAGGATTACAAGAGGCACGGAATCGGTTCGGTGGTGGTGGCCGAGGAGAATTACGGCGAGGGCTCCTCGCGCGAGCATGCCGCCATGGAACCCCGTTTCCTCGGGGTCAGGGCCATTCTGGTGAAGTCGTTCGCGCGGATTCACGAGACGAATCTGAAAAAGCAGGGCGTGCTGGCCCTCACGTTCGCCGACAAGGCCGACTACGACCGCATCCGGGAGGACGACCGCATTTCGGTGCAGGGCCTTGCGGATTTCGCGCCCGGGAAGCCCCTGCGCGTGGTGCTCGAACACGGCGACGGCACGGAGGAGGCATTCGAGGCGAACCATACCTACAATCCGCTCCAGATCGAGTGGTTCAAGGCGGGTTCGGCCCTCAATTACAAAGGTTAA
- a CDS encoding isocitrate dehydrogenase (NADP(+)): MEKIKVTNPVVELDGDEMTRVIWKFIKEKLILPYLDIDIKYYDLGIENRDATDDRVTVEAAEAIRKYNVGIKCATITPDEARVKEFGLRKMWKSPNGTIRNILDGTVFREPIICRNVPRLVPGWTQPICIGRHAFGDQYRATDVVTGGRGTLTMTFTAEDGTTRSWKVYDFAGDGVAMCMYNTDASIRGFAHACFNMALSKGWPLYLSTKNTILKQYDGRFKDIFEEVYRSDYKERMDALGLTYEHRLIDDMVASALKWSGGFVWACKNYDGDVQSDTVAQGFGSLGLMTSVLVTPDGKTMEAEAAHGTVTRHYRLHQRGEETSTNPIASIFAWTRGLAHRAALDGNEALRRFAGALEAVCVETVESGRMTKDLAMLVRGGTVAREDYLNTQEFLSALDEGLRRKLAGA; encoded by the coding sequence ATGGAGAAGATCAAGGTAACCAATCCCGTGGTGGAACTGGACGGGGACGAGATGACGCGGGTGATCTGGAAATTCATCAAGGAGAAGTTGATTCTGCCCTATCTGGACATCGACATCAAGTATTACGACCTCGGGATCGAAAACCGTGATGCCACGGACGACCGGGTGACGGTCGAGGCGGCCGAGGCGATCCGGAAGTACAACGTGGGGATCAAATGCGCCACGATCACGCCCGACGAGGCCCGCGTGAAGGAGTTCGGCCTCAGGAAGATGTGGAAGTCGCCCAACGGGACGATCCGGAACATTCTGGACGGCACGGTCTTCCGCGAGCCGATCATCTGCCGCAACGTGCCGAGGCTGGTGCCGGGCTGGACACAGCCGATCTGCATCGGGCGTCACGCTTTCGGCGACCAGTACCGTGCGACGGACGTGGTGACCGGAGGGCGGGGCACGCTGACGATGACCTTCACTGCCGAGGACGGGACGACCCGCAGCTGGAAGGTGTACGATTTCGCCGGCGACGGGGTGGCCATGTGCATGTACAACACCGATGCCTCGATCCGGGGATTCGCCCATGCCTGTTTCAACATGGCCCTGAGCAAGGGCTGGCCCCTCTATCTGAGCACGAAGAACACGATTCTCAAACAGTACGACGGCCGGTTCAAGGATATTTTCGAGGAGGTTTACCGGTCGGACTACAAGGAGCGGATGGATGCGCTCGGGCTGACCTACGAACACCGGCTGATCGACGACATGGTGGCTTCGGCCCTCAAGTGGAGCGGCGGTTTCGTATGGGCCTGCAAGAACTACGACGGCGACGTGCAGTCGGACACCGTGGCGCAGGGCTTCGGTTCACTGGGGTTGATGACCTCGGTGCTGGTCACTCCGGACGGAAAGACGATGGAGGCCGAGGCCGCCCACGGCACCGTGACGCGCCATTACCGGCTTCACCAGCGGGGAGAGGAGACCTCGACCAATCCGATCGCCTCGATTTTCGCCTGGACGCGGGGGCTGGCGCACCGGGCGGCGCTCGACGGGAACGAGGCACTCCGCCGTTTCGCCGGAGCGCTCGAAGCCGTCTGCGTGGAGACCGTGGAATCGGGCCGGATGACCAAGGACCTGGCGATGCTGGTCAGGGGGGGGACCGTCGCCCGCGAGGATTATCTCAATACGCAGGAGTTCCTGTCGGCCCTCGACGAAGGGCTCCGCAGGAAGCTGGCCGGGGCGTAG
- a CDS encoding citrate/2-methylcitrate synthase, which yields MKQEYIIYKLSESIKTTSRIDPDLFVKYNVKRGLRNEDHSGVLVGLTKIGDVVGYERLPQGGLKAIPGKLVYRGIDVEDLVKGFYAENRFGFEETAFLLLSGYLPDKEEDEVFRSLIATYMPLEQKTKMNILDLEGQDIMNILARCVLEMYIFDPAPDDTSRENLIRQSIELIARFPTIIAYAYNVVRHSRQGRSLHIRHPKENLSVAENFLYMLKGEFTDLEARVLDLALVLHAEHGGGNNSTFTVRVTSSSGTDTYSSIAAAIGSLKGPLHGGANKAVTDQFLHLKETIRDWTDVQEIDDYLMKMLRKEVYDKKGLIYGIGHAVYTVSDPRALLLKEKARELAVEKGREREFAFLELLEERAVGCFMNYKGNQVNKRVCANVDFYSGFVYDMIGLPQEVYTPLFAMSRITGWTAHRIEELNFDSRRIIRPAYKNVAELKKFLPLKKR from the coding sequence ATGAAACAGGAATATATCATTTACAAACTCTCGGAGTCGATCAAGACGACGAGCCGGATCGATCCCGATCTGTTCGTAAAGTACAATGTAAAGAGGGGGTTGCGTAACGAGGACCACTCGGGCGTGCTGGTCGGTCTGACCAAGATCGGCGACGTGGTGGGATACGAGCGCCTGCCCCAGGGAGGGTTGAAGGCCATCCCCGGCAAACTGGTCTACCGGGGAATCGACGTGGAGGATCTGGTGAAGGGATTCTATGCCGAGAACCGGTTCGGGTTCGAGGAGACGGCCTTCCTGCTGCTTTCGGGTTATCTGCCCGACAAGGAGGAGGACGAGGTGTTCCGCAGTCTGATCGCCACCTACATGCCGCTGGAGCAGAAGACGAAGATGAACATTCTCGATCTGGAGGGGCAGGACATCATGAACATCCTGGCGCGCTGCGTGCTGGAAATGTATATTTTCGACCCGGCGCCGGACGACACCTCGCGGGAGAACCTGATCCGCCAGTCGATCGAGCTGATCGCCCGTTTCCCGACCATCATCGCCTATGCCTATAACGTGGTGCGCCACAGCCGGCAGGGCCGTTCGCTCCATATCCGCCACCCGAAGGAGAACCTTTCGGTTGCGGAGAATTTCCTTTACATGCTCAAGGGCGAGTTCACCGACCTGGAGGCGCGGGTGCTCGATCTGGCGCTGGTGCTCCATGCCGAGCACGGAGGCGGTAACAACTCCACTTTCACGGTGCGCGTGACCAGCTCTTCGGGGACGGACACCTACTCCTCGATCGCCGCGGCGATCGGTTCGCTCAAGGGTCCCCTGCACGGCGGTGCCAACAAGGCCGTGACCGACCAGTTCCTCCATCTGAAGGAGACGATCCGGGACTGGACAGACGTGCAGGAGATCGACGATTACCTGATGAAGATGCTCCGCAAGGAGGTGTATGACAAAAAGGGGCTGATCTACGGTATCGGTCACGCCGTCTACACCGTTTCCGATCCGCGGGCCCTGCTGCTCAAGGAGAAGGCCCGCGAACTGGCCGTCGAAAAGGGCCGTGAGCGGGAATTCGCCTTCCTGGAGCTGCTCGAGGAGCGGGCCGTGGGGTGTTTCATGAACTACAAGGGCAACCAGGTCAACAAGCGGGTCTGCGCCAATGTGGACTTCTATTCGGGTTTCGTGTACGACATGATCGGGCTGCCGCAGGAGGTCTATACGCCCTTGTTCGCCATGAGCCGCATCACGGGCTGGACGGCCCACCGGATCGAGGAACTCAACTTCGACAGCCGGCGCATCATCCGTCCCGCCTACAAGAACGTGGCCGAACTGAAGAAATTCCTGCCGCTGAAGAAGCGTTGA
- a CDS encoding SGNH/GDSL hydrolase family protein, giving the protein MADERDYTFRTFGITATVVVLMLGLSFVPGFRVGGVCLKRANIVSDLIRAEDSSELLMADAYFDTTFLGESVDAASAERIDSARSLPAAATLDWSIGGPVPPSAGGVRDSAAVRRPSSLADTAEVVEIEDFSGDDRQMDRFYRALGEADRRPVRIAVLGDSFIEGDIFTADLREQFQTLYGGRGVGFVPFSSPVAQFRGSVKHSFSGWTTYSVVQKKSAPEEIRDKFSVSGSVSVPDEGAEALFEGTSFRRHLQLCSSARLLFINEGRTVVHVTVNDSLQRLFRPDSTPFVQQICVTGEIRKLRVRVTEPAGFYGYGVVFGDDTGVGLDNYSIRGNSGLALFGTNSVIDAQIGRLLGFDLVVLQYGLNAMSPEAGSYDGYGTQLSRIVDFVERCFPGSSLLVMGIGDRSTRQEGEMVTMPGVPLMIEAQRAAARRSGVAFWNTFRAMGGEGSMAAFVERGWAAKDYTHIGFAGGRYVARRLAASLMRGEEDYLVRMEEQRRRRREEERRRQDSVVRALSAADTLGVSNVTGNGYE; this is encoded by the coding sequence ATGGCAGACGAAAGAGATTATACGTTCCGCACGTTCGGGATCACGGCGACGGTGGTCGTCCTGATGCTGGGTCTGAGTTTCGTGCCCGGGTTCCGGGTAGGCGGCGTCTGCCTCAAGCGGGCCAATATCGTCTCCGATCTGATCCGGGCCGAAGATTCCTCGGAGCTGCTGATGGCCGATGCCTACTTCGATACCACTTTTCTCGGCGAGAGCGTCGATGCGGCCAGCGCCGAGAGGATCGACTCGGCCCGTTCCCTGCCTGCGGCGGCCACGCTGGACTGGTCGATCGGCGGACCGGTGCCTCCGTCGGCGGGCGGAGTGCGGGATTCCGCGGCCGTGCGCCGCCCGTCGTCGCTGGCCGATACGGCCGAAGTGGTGGAGATCGAGGATTTCAGCGGGGACGACAGGCAGATGGACCGTTTCTACCGGGCGCTGGGCGAAGCGGACCGCCGCCCGGTGCGGATCGCCGTGCTGGGCGATTCGTTCATCGAAGGGGATATTTTTACGGCCGATCTGCGGGAGCAGTTCCAGACCCTTTACGGGGGGCGTGGCGTAGGTTTCGTGCCCTTCTCCTCGCCGGTGGCCCAGTTCCGCGGCTCGGTGAAGCACTCTTTTTCGGGCTGGACGACTTACAGCGTGGTGCAGAAAAAATCGGCGCCCGAGGAGATCCGGGACAAATTTTCCGTTTCCGGTTCGGTCAGCGTTCCGGACGAGGGGGCCGAGGCCCTGTTCGAGGGAACCTCTTTCCGTCGGCATCTGCAGTTGTGCAGTTCGGCCCGCCTGCTCTTCATCAACGAGGGTCGCACCGTCGTACACGTGACGGTCAACGACTCCCTGCAACGGCTGTTCCGTCCCGACAGCACGCCTTTCGTGCAGCAGATATGCGTCACGGGCGAGATCCGTAAGCTGCGGGTGCGTGTCACCGAGCCCGCGGGTTTCTACGGTTACGGCGTGGTGTTCGGCGACGATACGGGCGTGGGGCTGGACAACTATTCGATCCGGGGCAACAGCGGGCTGGCCCTGTTCGGTACGAACAGCGTGATCGACGCCCAGATCGGCCGTCTGCTCGGGTTCGACCTGGTCGTGCTCCAGTACGGGCTCAATGCCATGTCGCCCGAGGCGGGCAGTTACGACGGGTACGGTACCCAGCTCAGCCGGATCGTGGATTTCGTGGAGCGCTGTTTCCCGGGCAGTTCGCTGCTCGTGATGGGAATCGGCGACCGCAGCACCCGCCAGGAGGGGGAGATGGTCACCATGCCCGGCGTGCCGCTGATGATCGAGGCTCAGCGTGCCGCCGCACGCCGCAGCGGGGTGGCCTTCTGGAATACGTTCCGGGCGATGGGCGGCGAGGGAAGCATGGCGGCTTTCGTGGAGCGGGGCTGGGCGGCCAAGGACTATACCCACATCGGTTTCGCCGGAGGCCGTTACGTCGCCCGCCGGCTGGCCGCCTCGCTGATGCGGGGCGAGGAGGACTATCTCGTGCGGATGGAGGAGCAGCGGCGGCGCAGGCGGGAAGAGGAACGGCGCCGGCAGGATTCGGTCGTGCGTGCCCTTTCCGCGGCCGATACCCTGGGTGTTTCGAATGTAACCGGCAATGGATATGAATAG
- a CDS encoding GDSL-type esterase/lipase family protein produces the protein MNRIVRHTVVAVLSWSLVPVPGAAVRAEAAEPLARVEMPAVAERLVDSAANRIADSLGVLEPFVRRLVALRQGGEGVVSVFHIGDSHVQAGFLTDTLRMFFQRDFGSAGRGLVAPLRLIGTNEPFGYRITSPNRWTGYRCTGASADCPVGVTAMALATDEPDARFTISARDSFSLVRAFHHPHAPLLLAPDSLAAGIACPCGDTEEMTAVVLDRPVTETALWAPVRDSLYDTPVFYGFSLENGRPGVLYHASGINGTTFEHLNRNGEELVRQSALLAPDLIVVSLGTNDSFGRNYNTEYVYRQIVSFVRSLQRVNPGVPLLLTAPMEFCKRQYSKGRYVRVVNPNGARTAALIGRAAAECGAAFWDFYRAAGGAGANGRWQQAGLVRRDRIHLSEEGYTLQARMLYNAFVDYYNRIVR, from the coding sequence ATGAATAGGATAGTGCGTCATACGGTGGTGGCCGTCCTGTCGTGGAGCCTCGTTCCGGTTCCGGGGGCGGCTGTCCGGGCGGAGGCCGCGGAACCGCTCGCCCGGGTGGAGATGCCTGCCGTCGCGGAGAGGCTCGTCGATTCGGCGGCGAACCGGATCGCGGACAGTCTCGGCGTGCTGGAGCCCTTCGTGCGTCGGCTCGTGGCGCTCAGGCAGGGCGGAGAGGGGGTCGTTTCCGTTTTCCACATAGGGGATTCCCACGTACAGGCGGGTTTTCTGACCGATACGCTCCGCATGTTTTTCCAGCGCGATTTCGGCAGTGCCGGCAGGGGGCTGGTGGCTCCCCTGCGGCTGATCGGGACGAACGAACCGTTCGGTTACCGGATCACGTCGCCCAACCGGTGGACGGGCTACCGCTGTACGGGAGCGTCCGCCGACTGTCCGGTGGGCGTGACGGCCATGGCCCTGGCGACGGACGAACCGGATGCCCGTTTTACGATTTCGGCCCGTGACAGTTTTTCGTTGGTGAGGGCGTTCCACCATCCGCATGCGCCGCTGTTGCTGGCACCCGATTCGCTGGCGGCGGGGATCGCCTGCCCCTGCGGCGATACGGAGGAGATGACGGCCGTGGTGCTCGACCGTCCCGTGACGGAGACGGCCCTTTGGGCCCCGGTGAGGGACAGTCTCTACGATACCCCCGTCTTCTACGGATTTTCGCTCGAAAACGGCCGTCCGGGCGTGCTGTACCATGCCTCGGGTATCAACGGCACGACGTTCGAACATCTGAACCGCAACGGGGAGGAGCTGGTGCGGCAGTCGGCCCTGCTGGCTCCCGATCTGATCGTGGTGTCGCTGGGTACCAACGATTCGTTCGGTCGCAATTACAATACGGAATACGTTTACCGGCAGATCGTCTCTTTCGTGAGGAGTCTGCAACGGGTCAATCCGGGTGTTCCGCTGCTGCTTACGGCGCCGATGGAGTTTTGCAAAAGGCAATATTCGAAAGGACGCTACGTGCGGGTGGTCAATCCCAACGGGGCCCGTACGGCCGCTCTGATCGGGCGGGCCGCCGCCGAGTGCGGGGCGGCTTTCTGGGATTTTTACCGGGCGGCCGGAGGGGCGGGAGCCAACGGCCGGTGGCAGCAGGCCGGCCTCGTGAGGCGCGACCGCATCCATCTCTCCGAAGAGGGGTACACCCTTCAGGCCCGGATGCTCTATAACGCTTTTGTGGATTACTATAACCGAATAGTCCGATGA